One genomic segment of Rhizobium viscosum includes these proteins:
- a CDS encoding HD-GYP domain-containing protein: MLKRIEARQVRTGMFIEMVEGIWRDPLLSRRRFLLRRESDTLKLNECADAGVVINTTKGLDVRNTSRKIEIDIRAARETIQKSVEVLENIFGRLQGGDTITVDQVEPVISSVSKSMDDYPAVFISVTRLKSKDEVTFLHSLSVSALMILFSRHLGLDEEVVQTLGTAGLLHDVGKLEIPLEVLNKEGRLNEDEIQLIRDHPEKGHAILSRQEGMSEIVLDVCLNHHERIDGKGYPRKLSHGEISLHARLAAICDVYDAVTSVRPYKAPWSAKEALSWMLANEGHFDRRLVKKFALCLSVASVS, encoded by the coding sequence ATGCTCAAGCGTATTGAAGCCAGGCAGGTGCGGACCGGAATGTTTATCGAGATGGTCGAGGGTATTTGGCGCGATCCTCTTCTATCTCGGCGGCGGTTCTTACTGCGGCGCGAGAGCGATACGCTGAAGCTTAACGAGTGCGCGGATGCAGGTGTCGTGATCAACACCACCAAGGGCCTCGATGTCAGGAACACCTCACGTAAGATCGAGATCGACATCAGGGCGGCGCGCGAGACCATTCAGAAATCCGTAGAAGTGCTCGAAAATATCTTCGGTCGGCTGCAGGGCGGAGATACGATCACCGTCGACCAGGTCGAGCCGGTGATTTCCTCCGTTTCCAAATCGATGGATGACTACCCCGCCGTCTTCATCAGCGTTACCCGGCTGAAGTCCAAGGACGAGGTGACCTTTCTGCATTCCCTCTCGGTCAGTGCCTTGATGATCCTTTTCAGCCGCCATCTCGGACTGGATGAGGAAGTGGTGCAGACGCTCGGCACGGCGGGGCTGCTGCACGACGTCGGCAAGCTCGAAATTCCGCTCGAAGTGCTCAACAAGGAAGGGCGCCTGAACGAAGACGAGATCCAGTTGATCCGGGATCATCCGGAAAAAGGGCATGCAATCCTGTCGCGTCAGGAGGGCATGTCGGAAATCGTTCTCGACGTCTGCCTCAACCATCATGAACGGATCGACGGCAAGGGTTATCCGCGCAAGCTTTCCCACGGCGAGATCAGCCTTCACGCACGTCTTGCCGCGATTTGCGATGTCTATGACGCCGTTACTTCGGTGCGCCCTTACAAGGCTCCGTGGAGCGCGAAGGAGGCGCTGAGCTGGATGCTGGCCAATGAAGGGCATTTCGACCGCCGGCTCGTCAAAAAATTCGCCCTCTGCCTGTCGGTCGCCTCTGTTTCCTGA
- a CDS encoding HugZ family pyridoxamine 5'-phosphate oxidase: protein MKEPSSTLRETDDEARKLARTLLRSARYAALAVLDPETGFPFASRVLLGTDIDGVPVILVSALSTHTKALAADARASLLTGEPGKGDPLAHARLTTQCRAEQVERNTPLHARIRTRFLSRHPKANLYIDFPDFRFFRLIPQSASLNGGFGRAYILDGSDLVIHSGANDDIAEKADAAVQDLVARHPDLMSALTSRLKAPEAGPWRISGVDLAGFDMISGDLLLRCEFDIPAEDLDHICSNISKIAYLIP from the coding sequence ATGAAAGAGCCATCCTCTACGCTTCGCGAAACCGACGACGAGGCCCGCAAGCTTGCGCGCACCCTCTTGCGCTCCGCCCGCTATGCGGCCCTCGCCGTCCTAGATCCTGAAACCGGCTTTCCCTTCGCAAGCCGGGTTCTTCTCGGCACCGACATAGACGGCGTTCCGGTCATTCTCGTTTCCGCGCTCTCGACCCACACGAAAGCACTCGCCGCCGATGCCAGAGCCTCGCTGCTGACCGGTGAGCCCGGCAAGGGGGATCCGCTTGCCCATGCGCGACTGACCACCCAATGCCGTGCGGAACAGGTAGAGCGGAATACACCCCTTCACGCGCGCATCCGCACCCGTTTCCTCAGCCGTCACCCAAAGGCGAATCTCTATATCGATTTTCCGGATTTCCGTTTCTTCCGCCTCATCCCGCAATCGGCGAGCCTCAATGGCGGATTCGGCCGTGCTTACATTTTGGACGGCAGTGATCTCGTGATTCACTCCGGGGCAAATGATGACATCGCTGAAAAAGCTGACGCCGCAGTGCAAGATTTAGTAGCGCGCCATCCGGATCTAATGTCAGCGCTGACATCGAGGCTAAAGGCCCCTGAAGCTGGTCCCTGGCGCATAAGTGGGGTCGATTTGGCAGGATTTGATATGATTTCAGGTGACTTATTGTTGCGTTGCGAGTTCGACATACCCGCGGAGGATTTGGATCACATTTGTTCAAACATATCTAAAATAGCATACCTGATACCTTAA
- a CDS encoding alpha/beta hydrolase family protein has product MPRLAFILPLLLLMVSAAHAGTGFRETTLPGITADHPMHVSIWYPTTSDATPVLLGETPAFIGQPVIKDAEPTAGPHPLVVLSHGYGGSWRNLAWLAADLVDAGYVVAAPDHPGTTTFDMRKPDAVELWKRPGDLSRVIDALLDNPDLTGGVASDRIAAIGHSLGGWTVVELAGGRFDAAKVTRNCMAEFSPIYCKIFEALGIGRDAASNAAMAADLGDARIRAVVTLDLGPGRGLTPESLAAIHIPLMVLGAAADVDAETATEAEIAATNKDSGYLARYLPSATTTYSLIPGSLHFSFMQPCKPGAAELIEKEAPGESIVCRDGVGADRGTIHRQVSSMITDFLGKALAYQ; this is encoded by the coding sequence ATGCCAAGGCTTGCCTTTATCCTCCCTCTGCTCCTCCTGATGGTATCAGCAGCACATGCCGGAACCGGTTTCCGCGAAACCACCCTGCCCGGCATAACCGCCGATCACCCGATGCATGTCAGCATCTGGTATCCGACAACGTCTGACGCCACACCGGTCCTTCTCGGCGAAACACCGGCCTTCATCGGCCAACCTGTAATCAAGGACGCCGAGCCTACAGCCGGCCCGCATCCGCTGGTCGTCCTCTCCCATGGTTATGGCGGCAGCTGGCGTAACCTCGCCTGGCTTGCCGCCGATCTCGTTGACGCAGGCTATGTCGTTGCCGCGCCCGATCATCCCGGTACGACGACATTCGATATGCGGAAGCCCGACGCCGTAGAACTGTGGAAGCGCCCCGGCGACCTCAGCCGCGTGATCGATGCTCTGCTCGACAATCCTGATCTGACGGGCGGCGTGGCATCCGATCGGATTGCCGCCATCGGCCATTCGCTCGGCGGCTGGACGGTGGTCGAACTGGCGGGCGGCCGCTTCGACGCGGCCAAGGTGACGAGGAATTGCATGGCTGAATTCAGCCCGATCTATTGCAAAATATTCGAGGCGCTCGGCATCGGGCGCGATGCGGCCTCAAATGCAGCGATGGCCGCCGATCTCGGTGATGCAAGAATTCGTGCCGTCGTGACACTCGATCTCGGACCTGGCCGCGGGCTGACACCGGAGAGCCTTGCGGCAATCCATATCCCCCTAATGGTGCTCGGTGCTGCGGCCGACGTCGATGCGGAAACGGCAACCGAGGCGGAGATAGCAGCCACCAACAAGGATTCCGGTTACCTTGCCCGCTATCTGCCGTCAGCGACCACCACCTACAGCCTTATACCCGGATCATTGCATTTCAGTTTCATGCAGCCCTGCAAACCAGGCGCCGCCGAACTGATCGAGAAGGAAGCGCCCGGCGAGAGCATCGTCTGCCGGGATGGCGTTGGCGCAGATCGCGGAACGATTCACCGTCAGGTTTCCAGCATGATCACGGATTTCCTGGGAAAAGCGCTCGCTTATCAATAG
- the ade gene encoding adenine deaminase codes for MTAKLERLIDQGVGRVPADIVLKGGHFFDLVTGELVQSDIAICGDRIVGTCGSYSGETEIDISGKIVVPGFIDTHLHIESSLVTPHEFDRCVLPYGVTTVICDPHEIANVLGKEGIEFFLASALETIMDIRVQLSSCVPATHLETSGADLPVEGLLPYRGHPKVIGLAEFMNFPGVIHKDPVCMAKLDAFQGGHIDGHAPLLSGNDLNGYLSTGIRTEHECTSATEALEKIRKGMHILVREGSVSKDLHALMPIITERLSPYLALCTDDRNPLDIAEQGHLDYMIRTAIAHGVEPLAVYRAASISAARAFGLRDRGLVAPGWRADLVVIDSLENCRADMVFSAGRHVTNALFASRKPVSPVGLDSVKARPVNAAHFGVPVSEGETPVIGVMPGKIITEHRRYRLPARGNQTTVDLGNDIIKVAVIERHGKNGNHANGFVQGFGLKKGAIASTVGHDSHNICVVGVNEDDMALAANRLGEIKGGFVVVEDGKVTGEIALPVAGLMSLEPYETVRDTLHHLRKAAYALGTTLEEPFLQVAFLPLPVIPHLKISDKGMVDVDRFALIS; via the coding sequence ATGACCGCCAAGCTCGAACGTCTCATCGATCAGGGTGTGGGTCGCGTGCCTGCCGATATCGTCCTGAAAGGCGGACACTTCTTCGACCTCGTGACGGGTGAACTCGTCCAGTCTGATATCGCAATCTGCGGCGACCGCATCGTCGGCACCTGCGGCAGCTATAGCGGCGAAACCGAGATCGATATTTCCGGCAAGATCGTCGTTCCCGGCTTCATCGATACGCATCTGCATATCGAATCCTCGCTCGTCACGCCGCACGAATTCGACCGCTGCGTCCTGCCTTACGGCGTGACGACAGTGATCTGCGACCCCCATGAGATCGCCAATGTGCTGGGCAAGGAGGGCATCGAATTCTTCCTCGCTTCGGCACTGGAAACGATCATGGATATCCGCGTCCAGCTTTCCTCCTGCGTGCCGGCCACACATCTCGAAACTTCAGGCGCCGACCTGCCGGTCGAAGGCCTCCTGCCCTATCGCGGCCATCCCAAGGTCATCGGCCTTGCCGAATTCATGAATTTCCCGGGCGTGATCCACAAGGATCCCGTCTGCATGGCGAAGCTCGATGCTTTCCAGGGTGGGCATATCGACGGCCATGCGCCACTGCTCTCAGGCAATGATCTGAACGGTTATCTCTCCACCGGCATCCGCACCGAGCATGAATGCACGAGTGCCACCGAAGCACTGGAGAAAATCCGCAAGGGCATGCATATCCTCGTGCGCGAGGGTTCCGTCTCCAAGGATCTTCATGCGCTGATGCCCATCATCACCGAGCGCCTCTCGCCGTATCTTGCGCTCTGCACCGATGACCGCAATCCGCTCGATATCGCCGAACAGGGTCATCTCGACTACATGATCCGTACGGCTATCGCCCATGGGGTCGAACCGCTGGCTGTCTACCGCGCCGCCTCGATCTCGGCTGCCCGCGCCTTCGGCCTGCGCGACCGCGGCCTCGTCGCGCCCGGCTGGCGGGCCGATCTCGTGGTTATCGACAGCCTGGAGAATTGCCGGGCCGACATGGTCTTCTCGGCCGGCCGCCATGTCACTAACGCGCTCTTTGCCTCCCGCAAGCCAGTCTCGCCCGTCGGCCTCGACAGCGTCAAAGCGCGCCCCGTCAATGCGGCCCATTTCGGCGTGCCTGTTTCGGAAGGCGAAACACCCGTCATCGGCGTCATGCCCGGCAAGATCATCACCGAGCATCGCCGCTACCGTCTGCCGGCCAGAGGCAACCAGACGACCGTTGATCTCGGCAACGACATCATCAAGGTCGCCGTCATCGAGCGTCACGGCAAGAACGGCAATCACGCCAACGGCTTCGTCCAGGGTTTTGGATTGAAGAAAGGCGCCATCGCCTCGACGGTCGGCCATGACAGCCACAATATTTGCGTTGTCGGTGTCAACGAGGACGACATGGCGCTTGCGGCCAATCGTCTCGGCGAGATCAAGGGCGGCTTCGTCGTCGTCGAAGACGGTAAGGTCACAGGCGAGATCGCGCTTCCCGTCGCCGGCCTGATGAGCCTGGAACCCTATGAGACGGTGCGCGACACGCTGCATCATCTGCGCAAGGCCGCCTATGCGCTGGGCACGACCCTGGAGGAACCCTTCCTGCAAGTTGCCTTCCTGCCCCTGCCCGTGATCCCGCATCTGAAGATCTCGGACAAGGGGATGGTAGACGTCGATCGCTTCGCGCTGATCAGCTGA
- a CDS encoding branched-chain amino acid ABC transporter substrate-binding protein — MTLKTLTATLVASLAFAPLAHADIVIGLIAPLTGPVAAYGDQVKNGAQTAVDEINKSGGILGEKVVLELADDAGEPKQGVSAANKVVGEGIRFVVGPVTSGVAIPVSDVLAENGVLMVTPTATAPDLTKRGLTNVLRTCGRDDQQAEVAAKYVLEHFKDKRVAIINDKGAYGKGLADAFKATLNAGGITEVINDSITPGDKDFSALTTRIKAENVDLIYFGGYHPEGGLLARQLHDLSVNAQIIGGDGLSNTEFWTIGTDAAAGTLFTNASDATKNPDSKAAADALAAKKIPAEAFTLNAYAAVEVLKAGIEKAGSAEDAEAVAAALKGGEQIPTVIGKLTYGDTGDLTSQSFSLYKWEGGKIVAAE, encoded by the coding sequence ATGACCCTGAAGACTCTGACGGCGACGCTCGTCGCCTCGCTGGCATTTGCGCCGCTCGCGCATGCAGATATCGTCATCGGCCTCATCGCGCCGCTGACCGGTCCGGTGGCAGCCTATGGCGACCAGGTAAAGAACGGCGCGCAGACCGCCGTCGATGAAATCAACAAGAGCGGCGGCATTCTCGGCGAGAAGGTCGTGCTCGAACTCGCTGACGACGCCGGCGAACCGAAGCAGGGCGTTTCTGCCGCGAACAAGGTTGTCGGCGAAGGCATCCGCTTCGTCGTCGGCCCGGTCACGTCAGGCGTTGCCATCCCGGTTTCCGACGTTCTGGCCGAAAACGGCGTGCTGATGGTCACTCCGACCGCCACGGCACCTGACCTCACCAAGCGCGGCCTGACCAATGTTCTGCGCACCTGCGGCCGGGACGACCAGCAGGCCGAAGTCGCCGCCAAATACGTTCTCGAACACTTCAAGGACAAGCGCGTCGCCATCATCAACGACAAGGGCGCTTACGGTAAAGGTCTCGCCGACGCTTTCAAGGCAACGCTGAACGCCGGCGGCATCACCGAAGTCATCAACGACTCCATCACGCCCGGCGACAAGGACTTCTCTGCGCTCACCACCCGCATCAAGGCTGAGAATGTCGATCTCATCTATTTCGGCGGTTATCACCCGGAAGGCGGCCTGCTCGCTCGCCAGCTGCATGATCTCTCGGTCAATGCCCAGATCATCGGTGGCGACGGCCTCTCCAACACCGAATTCTGGACGATCGGCACGGATGCGGCAGCCGGCACGCTGTTCACCAACGCCTCCGACGCCACCAAGAACCCTGACTCCAAGGCTGCAGCCGATGCGCTCGCCGCCAAGAAGATCCCGGCTGAAGCCTTCACGCTCAACGCCTATGCGGCCGTTGAAGTTCTGAAGGCCGGCATCGAGAAGGCCGGCAGCGCCGAGGATGCGGAAGCCGTTGCAGCAGCCCTGAAGGGCGGCGAGCAGATCCCGACCGTCATCGGCAAGCTCACCTACGGCGATACGGGCGATCTCACCTCGCAGAGCTTCTCGCTCTACAAGTGGGAAGGCGGCAAGATCGTCGCTGCCGAATAA
- a CDS encoding aspartate aminotransferase family protein, which produces MSNRLNATPNDLRAFWMPFTANRQFKKEPRLFVSAKDMYYQTHDGRQVLDGTAGLWCVNAGHCRPKITEAIREQAGELDYAPAFQLGHPKAFELANRLVDIAPEGLDHVLYTNSGSESVETALKVALAYHRVKGNGSRFRLIGRERGYHGVNFGGISVGGIVTNRKMFGTLLTGVDHMPHTHLPGKNNFTRGEPEIGGDLATELERIVTLHDASTVAAVIVEPVAGSTGVLIPPKGYLQKLREICTKHGILLIFDEVITGFGRLGAPFAAQYYDVKPDIITTAKGLTNGVIPMGAVFVTSEIHDAFMNGPEHMIEFFHGYTYSGNPIASAAALATLDTYKEEGLLTRAAELSDYWADALHSLKDCPNVIDIRNTGLIGAIELDPIAGEPTKRAFTAFLKAYESGLLIRTTGDIIALSPPLIIEKKHIDELFGKLRTILQNNI; this is translated from the coding sequence ATGTCCAATCGCCTGAATGCAACGCCAAACGACCTTCGTGCCTTTTGGATGCCCTTTACCGCGAACCGTCAGTTCAAGAAGGAACCGCGCCTCTTCGTGAGCGCCAAGGATATGTACTACCAGACCCATGACGGGCGTCAGGTTTTGGACGGTACGGCTGGTCTCTGGTGCGTGAATGCCGGCCACTGCCGCCCGAAGATTACCGAAGCGATCCGCGAGCAGGCAGGCGAACTCGATTACGCCCCGGCCTTCCAGCTCGGGCACCCCAAGGCCTTTGAACTCGCCAACCGCCTGGTCGATATCGCCCCCGAGGGCTTGGATCACGTCCTCTACACCAATTCCGGTTCTGAATCGGTGGAAACGGCGCTCAAGGTGGCGCTCGCCTATCACCGCGTGAAAGGCAACGGCTCACGCTTCCGCCTGATCGGCCGCGAGCGCGGCTATCACGGCGTCAACTTCGGCGGCATTTCTGTCGGCGGCATCGTCACCAATCGCAAGATGTTCGGCACGCTTTTGACCGGCGTCGACCACATGCCGCACACCCACTTGCCCGGCAAAAACAACTTCACCCGCGGCGAGCCCGAAATTGGCGGCGATCTCGCCACCGAACTCGAGCGTATCGTCACCCTCCATGATGCCTCCACGGTCGCCGCCGTCATCGTCGAACCGGTTGCGGGTTCGACCGGCGTTCTCATTCCGCCGAAGGGCTATCTGCAGAAACTGCGCGAGATCTGCACCAAGCACGGCATCCTGCTGATCTTCGATGAAGTCATCACCGGCTTCGGCCGCCTCGGCGCTCCCTTCGCCGCCCAGTATTACGACGTGAAGCCCGATATCATCACCACCGCCAAAGGCCTGACCAATGGCGTCATCCCGATGGGCGCCGTCTTTGTGACCTCGGAAATCCATGATGCCTTCATGAACGGCCCCGAGCACATGATCGAGTTCTTCCACGGCTATACCTATTCCGGTAACCCGATCGCCTCGGCCGCAGCACTTGCAACGCTCGACACCTACAAGGAAGAAGGCCTGCTGACCCGCGCAGCCGAACTCTCGGACTACTGGGCCGATGCGCTGCATTCGCTCAAGGATTGCCCCAATGTCATCGACATCAGAAACACGGGTCTCATCGGCGCGATCGAACTCGACCCGATCGCCGGCGAGCCGACCAAACGCGCCTTCACGGCCTTCCTCAAGGCTTACGAAAGCGGCCTGCTGATCCGTACGACAGGCGACATCATCGCGCTCTCTCCGCCGCTGATCATCGAGAAGAAGCACATCGACGAACTCTTTGGCAAGCTGCGTACGATCCTGCAGAACAACATCTGA
- the choV gene encoding choline ABC transporter ATP-binding protein codes for MTAVSFRDVNIIFGDRPEIGLAMVDQGRSRDEIGAETGLVLGVANASLTIEEGEILVLMGLSGSGKSTLLRAVNGLAPVVRGEVAVSTVTGPVNPYKCNAKALRDLRTHTVSMVFQQFALLPWRTVAENVGFGLELSGVREAERKSRVGEQLELVNLTKWADRKVNELSGGMQQRVGLARAFATGAPILLMDEPFSALDPLIRTRLQDELLEFQRRLKKTILFVSHDLDEAFRIGNRIAIMEGGRIIQCGTPQEIVKNPADQYVADFVQNMNPINMLMASDVMQPGLGDAAIGMSVSATARPTTPLVDVLDALSRQPGSIGVVDNGQIVGTISAQDVVTGLTRHRRKE; via the coding sequence ATGACCGCGGTCAGTTTCAGAGACGTCAACATCATCTTCGGCGACAGACCGGAGATTGGGCTCGCCATGGTCGACCAGGGTCGCTCGCGCGACGAGATCGGCGCTGAGACGGGTCTCGTTCTTGGCGTCGCCAATGCCTCGCTGACCATCGAGGAAGGCGAAATCCTCGTGCTGATGGGCCTTTCAGGCTCCGGCAAATCGACGCTCCTGCGCGCTGTCAACGGGCTTGCGCCCGTCGTGCGCGGCGAGGTCGCCGTTTCGACGGTAACGGGGCCGGTAAACCCCTACAAATGCAACGCCAAGGCGCTGCGCGACCTGCGCACGCATACGGTCTCCATGGTATTCCAGCAGTTCGCCCTTCTTCCCTGGCGCACCGTTGCGGAGAATGTCGGTTTCGGCCTCGAACTCTCGGGTGTGCGGGAAGCCGAGCGCAAGAGCCGGGTCGGCGAGCAGCTCGAACTCGTCAACCTGACGAAATGGGCGGACCGTAAGGTCAATGAACTCTCCGGCGGCATGCAGCAGCGCGTCGGTCTTGCCCGCGCATTCGCCACCGGCGCTCCGATCCTGCTGATGGACGAGCCGTTCTCCGCTCTCGATCCGCTGATCCGCACGCGATTGCAGGACGAGTTGCTGGAATTTCAGCGGCGGCTGAAGAAGACCATCCTCTTCGTCAGCCACGATCTCGACGAGGCCTTCCGCATCGGCAATCGCATCGCGATCATGGAGGGCGGACGCATCATCCAGTGCGGAACGCCGCAGGAGATCGTCAAGAACCCGGCCGATCAATATGTCGCCGATTTCGTGCAGAACATGAACCCGATCAACATGCTGATGGCCTCCGACGTCATGCAGCCCGGACTTGGCGATGCGGCAATCGGCATGTCGGTCAGCGCTACCGCGCGCCCCACGACGCCGCTTGTCGATGTCCTCGATGCCCTCTCCCGGCAGCCGGGCAGTATCGGCGTGGTGGACAACGGCCAGATCGTTGGCACGATCTCGGCACAGGATGTCGTCACCGGCCTCACACGGCACAGGCGGAAGGAATAG
- a CDS encoding ArsR/SmtB family transcription factor produces the protein METSDLAEHTNVAAALLSAMANPKRLLILTSLVKGEVPVGVLATQVGLSQSALSQHLSKLRAQKLVKTRRDAQTIYYSSNSEPVMKILATLEDIYVAQNRSRSAA, from the coding sequence ATGGAAACCTCTGATTTGGCCGAGCACACCAATGTGGCGGCAGCTTTATTATCGGCCATGGCCAACCCCAAGCGTTTGCTGATCCTCACCAGCCTGGTAAAGGGAGAAGTGCCTGTCGGCGTTCTCGCCACCCAGGTCGGACTGAGCCAGTCGGCCCTCTCCCAGCATCTGTCGAAATTGCGCGCTCAGAAGCTGGTCAAGACCCGTCGTGATGCACAGACGATCTACTATTCCAGCAACTCCGAACCGGTCATGAAGATCCTTGCGACACTCGAGGATATCTACGTGGCCCAGAACCGGAGCAGGTCTGCAGCCTGA
- a CDS encoding PhoX family protein has protein sequence MTDRQKTRPRPNPRRAFAPSYGTILQEGVRRRTVLKGFIAAMGAAVFAPALEATKAEAAESTLTFPELKRVRDTADHWPDGYERQILIRWGDALFADSPEFDVAKLNGKAAERQFGYNNDFTQFLPLPWGEKSSDHGLMVVSHEYATPFLMFPGLTVDNYREKLTEDQIRAVMAAVGVSVFEVRKDGNQWQVVKNGKYNRRIHMSTEIGISGPAAGDDRLKTKADPTGTVVFGTISNCNGGITPWGTMLSGEEGAMDVFAGDYKKLPNQELVERQGWDEDENDIYSVSRVEPRFKFEEEPNEWMRFDWVVEIDPFDPTAKPVKRTSLGRMTHEGAQCCVAPDGRVVVFMGDDDDFEYIYRFVTRDPWNPGDRAANKDLLDHGTLSVAKFESDGTMRWIPLVAGEGPLTAEAGFKTQADVVLATRAAADLVGATPMDGPEGFIPHLGTGKLYVAMTENEDRLPKGQGDDEKEQVNVANPRGPNPHGHLLELVTPGGPDKPDYAAESFKWDVFVLCGNPAKPEDQAMFHPATTSAGWFTDPDNLAVDPAGRLWVTTDGPPPEGIADSVYVMDTEGPGRALPKLIYIAPVGSETCSPTFTSDGSSVFLSVQHPGELRMADNEDATSMEDAGTSWPDFKPGVPARPSLVVLTRSKNGVVGS, from the coding sequence ATGACGGACCGCCAGAAAACCAGGCCGCGCCCCAATCCGCGGCGTGCATTTGCGCCGAGCTACGGCACCATTCTCCAAGAAGGCGTTCGTCGCCGTACTGTTCTCAAGGGCTTCATCGCAGCCATGGGGGCAGCCGTTTTTGCGCCGGCGCTCGAAGCAACGAAGGCAGAAGCTGCCGAGTCGACCCTTACTTTCCCCGAGCTGAAGCGCGTGCGCGATACCGCCGATCATTGGCCTGATGGATATGAGCGCCAGATCCTCATTCGCTGGGGTGATGCACTCTTTGCCGACAGCCCGGAATTCGACGTGGCCAAGCTCAACGGCAAAGCCGCCGAGCGCCAGTTCGGTTACAATAACGACTTCACGCAGTTCCTGCCGTTGCCCTGGGGCGAGAAGAGCTCGGACCACGGCCTGATGGTCGTCAGCCACGAATATGCGACGCCCTTCCTGATGTTCCCGGGCCTGACGGTGGACAATTATCGCGAGAAGCTGACCGAGGACCAGATCCGTGCGGTCATGGCCGCTGTCGGCGTTTCGGTTTTCGAGGTGCGCAAGGACGGCAATCAGTGGCAGGTGGTCAAGAACGGTAAGTATAACCGCCGCATCCACATGAGCACGGAAATCGGTATTTCCGGCCCCGCCGCCGGCGACGACCGCCTTAAGACCAAGGCCGATCCAACCGGCACGGTCGTCTTCGGCACGATCTCGAACTGCAATGGCGGCATCACGCCCTGGGGCACGATGCTGTCAGGTGAAGAAGGCGCAATGGACGTATTCGCCGGCGACTATAAAAAGCTGCCGAACCAGGAACTGGTCGAGCGCCAGGGCTGGGACGAGGATGAGAACGATATCTATTCCGTCAGCCGCGTCGAGCCGCGCTTCAAGTTCGAGGAAGAGCCGAACGAATGGATGCGTTTCGACTGGGTGGTCGAGATCGATCCCTTCGATCCAACGGCAAAGCCGGTCAAGCGTACGTCGCTCGGCCGTATGACGCACGAAGGCGCACAATGTTGTGTGGCGCCAGATGGCCGCGTCGTGGTCTTCATGGGCGATGACGACGATTTCGAATATATCTACCGCTTTGTCACACGCGATCCTTGGAATCCTGGCGATCGCGCCGCCAACAAGGACCTGCTCGACCATGGCACGCTGTCGGTCGCCAAGTTCGAAAGCGACGGAACGATGCGCTGGATCCCGCTCGTGGCCGGCGAAGGCCCGCTGACGGCTGAAGCCGGCTTCAAGACGCAGGCCGATGTGGTTCTCGCCACACGCGCTGCCGCGGATCTCGTTGGCGCTACGCCGATGGACGGGCCGGAAGGCTTCATCCCGCATCTCGGCACCGGCAAGCTCTATGTCGCCATGACCGAGAATGAGGATCGCCTGCCGAAAGGCCAGGGTGACGACGAGAAGGAACAGGTCAACGTCGCCAATCCGCGTGGCCCCAATCCGCACGGGCATCTGCTGGAACTCGTGACCCCCGGCGGTCCGGACAAGCCCGATTATGCAGCCGAGAGCTTCAAATGGGATGTCTTCGTCCTTTGCGGGAATCCGGCAAAGCCCGAAGACCAGGCGATGTTCCACCCGGCGACCACCTCGGCCGGCTGGTTCACCGACCCTGATAACCTTGCCGTCGATCCGGCAGGCCGTCTTTGGGTGACGACTGATGGTCCGCCGCCGGAAGGCATCGCCGATTCCGTCTATGTGATGGATACGGAAGGTCCAGGCCGCGCGTTGCCGAAGCTCATCTATATCGCGCCCGTCGGTTCGGAGACCTGCTCTCCGACCTTTACCTCCGATGGTTCCAGCGTCTTTCTCTCGGTCCAGCATCCGGGCGAATTGCGCATGGCCGATAACGAGGATGCGACTTCGATGGAAGATGCCGGCACCAGTTGGCCGGACTTCAAGCCGGGCGTACCGGCCCGCCCGTCGCTCGTCGTGCTGACACGCAGCAAGAATGGCGTGGTGGGCAGCTAA